The genomic interval GTTTGGACCAATCAAATTTCTCAATGGCCATCGTGTCTCTCACGACTATCTAAGACCAGTCCAGGTCTCACATGTCGTATCTCTGTCACCAGACGTGACGACACGTTCAAACCAATCAAATAGAATTTATCGAAATCAGTTTAGACAAAATCGGCTTTCTAATATTCTCGCTGACAGTTTGGACCAATCAGATCTAACACAGCCCTGCCAATCAAAGTCGCTGCCCATGCGCCGTGGCGGTTGTGGAGTCCGAGGATGAGGTGATGAGGGAAGTGAGGGAACCGCTGCGTGACACTCTGTGTGACGATGAGGTGCGTGGCGTAAGAGTGGtggaggaggaagagggaggaTGAGAGTGGGGGTGATGGTCGGGGAGGTTGCCGTTGGCCGCCGCGATCTTGTGCGAGAACGCCTTCACCACCCGCGCGCTCAGATGTGCCTGCAAGTACAATATAAATGTATGACCTGAGAAAACATTCTATCCCCTCTGTCTGAAATTTACTGCTTAATTTAATGTTGTAAGTATAATATACATTAACAATCTAATATTCTAGAGGATGACCCCCAAAAATGCCACATTTCTAAAATGCTGATAACTTCTATATGTGTTCAGCGAATTACTTTACAATTAGTGTACACTAACTACAGCTTATGCATGAGCTTTCCTAAAAAATTATCCGGTTTGTAGGGTTAAATGCTCTGACTTTTTATCTTCTCTCAAAATATCTTCTCAAATTCggcgatcgactcaacagtaggAGGTATGACAATGAGTAGATTATGCACCAGCAAAATAAAGATAAGAgaccaaaataaaaataaaaacaccgaAACGGCCGTGACCTGAACAGAAAATATTGGATGTTTGTAGACCTTTAAAGGGAtagtccttctcgtgtaaacgattccgctcaccatctcagatctggccaggtgtttacatgggaGAAGCACATCCTTCCACCTTACCACACATACCACACAGACCTTCTTCTcgaagttcttcttcttcgttcatgggctgaaactcctacgtttactcgtgtgtttttttaacgagtggatttttacgtgtatgaccgtttttacaccgccatttaggcagccatacgccgctttcggaggaaccACACATTACCAAAAATTAACACCCTGGCTGCTTCATGTAcagagtgttttttgttttttgtttttgcttaacgcccagccgaccacgaagggccatatcagggcggtgctgctttgacatataacgtgcgccacacacaagacagaagtcgcagcacaggcttcatgtctcacccagtcacattattctgacaccggaccaaccagtccaacactaaccccataatgccagacgccaggcggagcagccactagattgccaattttaaagtcttaggtatgacccggccggggttcgaacccacgacctcccgatcacgaggcggacgccttaccactaggccaacagtGCCGGTCATATGTACAGAGTTGGAAGCTTCTGTTGAAATAAGGTCGAAAGTGACAGATTTATGTTCATGGCCATCTGCTGAATCGATtcttttgagagagaaaaaaaagtcccacTTTGCACATAAATCAGTCAGAATGttgagtttttgtatgtgtacaagtggaaggatgcttttattccatgtaaaagcctaactAGATCTGAGATGGTAGAACTTGTTTCACGGGAAAGACTAGCTATGGCTAAAAGTGTCGGGATTGGAGGAGACCGCTCACCTGTTGTTTCAAGCGAATCCCTCTTAGTTTGTGTCGTCTGTGGTAGAAGATGATAGAATCCAGGTAGGGGTAGGGTTGCTTCTCCAGGTAAAACAGACGGTTCACTTCGGAGATGCGATGATGTCGTACACGATTACTCAATCTGAAAAGCAAGATTGAAAACAGATTAGACTTGATGTCGAGGTGACAACGCT from Littorina saxatilis isolate snail1 linkage group LG7, US_GU_Lsax_2.0, whole genome shotgun sequence carries:
- the LOC138971382 gene encoding uncharacterized protein — its product is MGSCLSRSSFTVNKHHTTESIRTYPVLFSMTDAEGVLGDSDTGTYLLYKDYESDKIYLSVRLSNRVRHHRISEVNRLFYLEKQPYPYLDSIIFYHRRHKLRGIRLKQQAHLSARVVKAFSHKIAAANGNLPDHHPHSHPPSSSSTTLTPRTSSSHRVSRSGSLTSLITSSSDSTTATAHGQRL